The following proteins come from a genomic window of Pseudomonas sp. J452:
- a CDS encoding site-specific integrase: MSYTNPRHEGRLILIPNLRDPFAILHVSEAPRGSIESALEGAESNLLYRCDEVGSGNDRDLFNFPFLFSANGDPWHEANDYLLSLMRDRAPASRRTDDVRRRASKLLDYLLFCEDNNLDWLDFSGARPPLRPTYKYFYHLINEGSRSNQVINQYTAAVFHFYKYVSGHWHNLDIKRVDTIKQVRFIVQSPKGAKVIDAEKRSQTRRTPPTSSVPLGFVREDGEDLRPLSNLELGALWDTICNEEKWSTIERLILLTSLMTGARKQSVLTIRLKHLKGFIKDKLAPEGAYKLHAGPGTGVDTKNNKAQTLYFPKQLAEELITLANSPMMKKRREKFRAQLEANHPGLSMSEEDMYLFLSDQGNCYYMAANDPRYAIVKSTQTGQVTETIKHKLIKKASRPFPKDFSYHWLRATFAYQLYQRLQPLVQEGILKPGEDVGFIQNRMHHESRETTENYLKLFKMTHEKVIAQEMWERRLFNGGYEVLKFEVQDE; this comes from the coding sequence ATGTCCTACACCAATCCGCGTCACGAAGGTCGTCTGATTCTCATCCCGAATTTGCGGGATCCCTTCGCCATCCTGCACGTCAGTGAAGCGCCTCGCGGCTCTATTGAGTCAGCGCTTGAGGGGGCTGAATCCAACCTGCTTTATAGATGCGATGAAGTCGGTTCAGGGAATGACCGTGACCTGTTCAATTTTCCATTTTTGTTTAGTGCCAATGGCGACCCTTGGCACGAAGCGAACGACTACTTGCTGAGCCTCATGCGTGATAGGGCCCCGGCAAGTCGACGCACTGATGACGTTCGGCGCCGTGCCAGCAAACTGCTTGATTACCTCTTGTTCTGTGAGGATAACAATCTGGATTGGCTCGACTTTTCCGGTGCCCGTCCTCCGCTTCGTCCGACCTACAAATACTTCTATCACCTGATTAACGAAGGTAGTCGCAGTAATCAGGTCATCAATCAATATACCGCTGCTGTCTTTCACTTTTATAAGTACGTTTCCGGGCATTGGCATAACCTCGACATAAAGCGTGTCGATACGATCAAGCAAGTGCGGTTTATCGTGCAGAGCCCAAAAGGCGCGAAAGTCATCGATGCTGAAAAGCGCAGCCAAACGCGGCGCACGCCGCCTACAAGCTCCGTGCCGTTGGGATTCGTGCGTGAAGATGGCGAGGATCTTCGACCGCTTTCCAATCTTGAGTTAGGCGCGCTTTGGGACACCATTTGCAACGAAGAAAAATGGTCAACGATTGAGCGGCTAATTCTACTCACTTCGCTGATGACTGGTGCGCGTAAGCAAAGCGTCTTGACCATCCGCTTGAAGCACTTGAAAGGGTTTATAAAGGACAAACTAGCGCCGGAAGGCGCCTATAAATTGCATGCTGGTCCGGGCACTGGCGTTGATACTAAGAATAACAAAGCGCAAACACTATATTTTCCTAAGCAGCTTGCGGAGGAGCTGATCACGCTCGCCAACAGCCCAATGATGAAGAAACGGCGGGAAAAGTTTCGTGCTCAGTTAGAGGCCAATCATCCCGGCTTATCTATGAGCGAGGAGGATATGTACTTGTTTCTCTCCGATCAGGGCAACTGTTATTACATGGCCGCAAATGACCCGCGCTATGCGATTGTAAAGTCGACGCAGACAGGCCAGGTCACGGAAACGATAAAACACAAGTTGATTAAAAAAGCCTCCCGCCCCTTCCCGAAAGACTTTTCATATCACTGGCTGCGAGCGACCTTTGCCTATCAGCTCTACCAACGCTTGCAGCCATTGGTTCAAGAAGGAATATTGAAGCCGGGTGAAGATGTTGGCTTTATTCAGAATCGCATGCACCACGAGTCCAGGGAAACGACTGAAAACTATCTAAAGCTATTTAAGATGACACACGAAAAGGTCATCGCCCAAGAGATGTGGGAGAGAAGGCTGTTCAACGGTGGTTACGAAGTACTGAAGTTTGAGGTGCAAGATGAATAG